ATGTAATGAAGTTGAGCATGGAATTTTTTAAAAATAGTTAAATTAGAATATATTTCTTGATGTGCATTCCAATTCCTTATAGGGATTCTACAAAACTCACTTAATTAACCTTCCAGTTACATATATCGTTTGCACAGATAATCCCAGATATTACCACCGCTTCTATTCCTCCCCCTGGAAAAGTGGATGCACTTGCCAGATACAGACCCTTTATTGGTGTTTTAAAATAAGGTCTCTTGGTATCAATTGATTGTTCAAAAGAATAGATCGCTCCTTCAGGCATTGAGGTGTATCTCTCAAATGTTTTTGGCGTTGCTGCATCTTGAATGATTATGTGTTTGCTTAAGTCGGGAATGATCTTCTCAACCTTCCTGATTAGAAGTTCTGCAGATTCTCTCTTCTTTTCTAAATACTCTTTTGTTCCCCTTTCTGGAAAATCATAATAGTTGGCACCCGTTATTATTGTAATGCTTGTTTTCCCTTTGGGTGCTAAACTTGGATCGGCATTAGAGTTTATGGTGATGCTATAACCTTCATCCAAGTTCTCAATAATCGTTGGATGACCTGATAAATTCATATCAACTCCCAAGAATACCATAAAACAGGATGGAGACATCTTTAAATTTTTTATATACTCTACAAAGTCTCTATCCAAATTCTCCTCTCCAACAAGCTTAAGAAATGTAGTTTTTGCATTTGCATTGGCAACAACAACGGGACTCTTGAAAATCTTATTTCCAACCCTCACTCCTTTAACTTCTCCGTTTTCGACCAATATTTTATCCACCCTATGTCTTGTCAGGACTTTTCCATTATTGTATTCTATAAAGCCCTTTAAACTGTCTGCAAATCTCTGTGCTCCTCCTTTCGGGAAATATCCGCCGTGGATGTAGTATGAAACTACAGCAGTCAAGGCACTACTTGCTGGTGTTTTCTCAGGTTCTGTTCCTACATAGCCGAGAAGAGCACAAAGCAAAGTCTTCAAATCTTCATTAGTGAAAAACTCATCAAGTTTTTGCTTATATGTTTTGTTCATCCAATCATAGAAGTGTGGATGTTCCTTAGGATAATCAAGAAGCTTTTTAGCTCCAAAAACCTTAACAATTAGTTCAGCTGGCAGTGGAACACCATAAACCAAATCTTTGTAGCACTCTTCATATGCCTTTTTAGCTTCATCAAAGAAGGCATGAATGTTATCTTTCTCTTCCGTAAACATCTCTGAGAGAACTTTTATAAACTCTTCCAAGTTACTGACATCAATCACTTTACCTCTAAAAATGTATCTCATTCTATTCTTTGTAAAAAGTTCATTCTTCTCAAAGCCAAGTTCCTTGAGGAGATAGGTTACAGGTCCTTTTTCCCAC
The genomic region above belongs to Caldisericia bacterium and contains:
- a CDS encoding NAD(P)/FAD-dependent oxidoreductase, whose protein sequence is MERKIPGMLYILLSFVPWIVYWVLCGMGNRLGVAIPFVVSLLLIIPQIHKRDFNLMDVISLLYFGIATTTTFIFNLNTFVEKSGFLGYLTLFLMALFSLIIKQPYTLQVSKRDYPEIYWKDKSFLAINNIITGVWAIIFMANAIIFLLLDIPFTIILSNVLIALGIVFSIVFPLKAPAYFATKEFRRYDWSVDVTKKPKGENEYDVIIVGSGIGGLTCGALLSKRGYRVLVLEQHYQIGGYCSSFKKKTFVFNTGVENVSGLWEKGPVTYLLKELGFEKNELFTKNRMRYIFRGKVIDVSNLEEFIKVLSEMFTEEKDNIHAFFDEAKKAYEECYKDLVYGVPLPAELIVKVFGAKKLLDYPKEHPHFYDWMNKTYKQKLDEFFTNEDLKTLLCALLGYVGTEPEKTPASSALTAVVSYYIHGGYFPKGGAQRFADSLKGFIEYNNGKVLTRHRVDKILVENGEVKGVRVGNKIFKSPVVVANANAKTTFLKLVGEENLDRDFVEYIKNLKMSPSCFMVFLGVDMNLSGHPTIIENLDEGYSITINSNADPSLAPKGKTSITIITGANYYDFPERGTKEYLEKKRESAELLIRKVEKIIPDLSKHIIIQDAATPKTFERYTSMPEGAIYSFEQSIDTKRPYFKTPIKGLYLASASTFPGGGIEAVVISGIICANDICNWKVN